Proteins from one Trichoplusia ni isolate ovarian cell line Hi5 chromosome 9, tn1, whole genome shotgun sequence genomic window:
- the LOC113497785 gene encoding phosphoinositide 3-kinase adapter protein 1 isoform X4, giving the protein MEDKKSETMADTKMEDIAILWSSGSPESALWSDYLVASFDKIMSQRARHHYRVTPITAEELLASDANSQEKLDKLTKAQLQIVILCPNLATKMTDLKRDVNCENLFKVDKILVMLLGVEKNHVISSNCEEYPTIDQWQMMSVREKDTSFVDTFLTAAVGILRTKDCKDTATDRTSFSIVPKKVKIGQSRVIALLNDPIRDEDSIKIMVDKKGEVINIPSFKKRNPYTLQFDIPESCLEVSMLVWVRVSKNGQSLGRRQIKCESRLRELDQLLRASDHPLEFMCQTLGFKTTSKEQLDSWMLNAFQKNIPPHFNLLASTDQFNPKADMSSGEEYPTLLHWAARFGLERLCWQLLECPGGGAAVALRNVRQRTPADLARDHKHYALADVLADHLKINEFSNMYYYLKNMSDNDKEDSQDEAKHDELRIIETCDTVDSPVRENHNRNAVESTDPFSEACTQNLEKNLDKLDDFDKKRPNLRLPKIKEQFYQNEFPLHDNTVDRIQQALEHDYLVQPSNIKVESPKFRPNNLYANSSRLMPQQSDIFLYSPTEESKTFTIDTPTSDISQINLNTKDVRSSGSVKSGKETCPLTGQEELAEIINDFKNNVFTISEVEKLVMEWKNRNETQQSLKEKQEQLNKMRDEYDRIQQKIKDNMKRPTPFERVKKMFSKSKNKHHNHDHNNGTIEKRNGSTRPNSSLSESSSSSGRLSTVSGGSVAETNSVQSELDDKARSIISSSTLTMHSACDGENRMDDYLIPPPPRPLNGCPQFTTFGHPKNDQRNQHMATIVERETSASRETLDCDVDTHNGTHLRLNFGSRDRSAASGRCDDRDGAHMYMNISATHT; this is encoded by the exons AAATGGAAGACATAGCAATACTGTGGAGTTCTGGATCACCAGAGAGCGCTTTGTGGTCAGACTATTTGGTCGCCAGCTTCGACAAGATTATGTCTCAAAGAGCCAGACACCACTACAG AGTGACTCCAATTACGGCAGAGGAACTATTAGCCTCGGATGCCAATTCTCAAGAGAAATTAGACAAACTAACAAAAGCACAATTGCAGATAGTTATCTTGTGCCCAAATCTCGCGACGAAGATGACGGATCTAAAGAGAGACGTGAACTGCGAAAATCTGTTTAAAGTTGATAAGATATTAGTCATGTTGCTTGGAGTTGAGAAGAATCACGTCATTTCCAGTAATTGTGAAG aatatcCAACGATAGACCAGTGGCAAATGATGTCGGTTCGTGAGAAAGACACCTCCTTTGTGGACACATTTCTGACAGCTGCCGTCGGGATCCTACGAACCAAAGACTGTAAAGACACGGCCACTGACAGAACAAGCTTCTCCATTGTTCCAAAGAAGGTTAAAATT GGCCAAAGTCGAGTGATAGCGCTCCTCAACGACCCCATTAGGGACGAGGAcagcataaaaataatggtgGACAAGAAGGGAGAGGTCATTAACATACCGAGCTTCAAGAAGAGAAACCCTTACACCCTACAATTCGACATACCAG aatcATGTCTGGAAGTATCTATGCTTGTGTGGGTACGTGTGAGTAAGAATGGCCAGTCACTGGGCCGAAGACAAATTAAATGTGAGAGTCGACTGAGAGAACTCGATCAGTTACTAAGGGCTTCGGATCATCCTCTTGAATTTATGTGCCAA ACACTGGGCTTCAAGACAACTAGTAAGGAACAACTGGACAGTTGGATGCTTAATGCTTTCCAGAAGAACATACCGCCGCACTTCAATCTTCTAGCGTCGACTGATCAATTTAACCCTAAGGCTGATATGTCAA GTGGCGAAGAATATCCGACCTTATTGCATTGGGCTGCACGGTTTGGTTTGGAGAGGCTGTGCTGGCAGTTGTTGGAATGCCCCGGAGGAGGTGCCGCGGTCGCACTTCGCAATGTTCGCCAGCGGACGCCTGCAGACCTTGCCAGGGATCACAAACATTACGCACTTGCAGACGTGCTGGCTGACCATCTC AAAATCAATGAATTCTCCAATATGTATTATTACCTGAAAAACATGTCGGATAACGACAAAGAGGACAGCCAGGACGAAGCTAAGCACGACGAGTTACGAATAATTGAAACGTGTGACACAGTTGATTCTCCAGTGCGCGAAAATCATAACCGAAATGCAGTAGAATCAACGGACCCCTTCAGCGAAGCCTGCACTCAAAACTTAGAGAAGAATCTTGATAAATTggacgattttgataaaaagcgACCAAATCTACGATTACCGAAAATAAAGGAACAATTTTACCAAAACGAATTTCCTCTTCATGATAACACGGTCGACAGAATTCAGCAAGCTCTCGAACACGATTACTTAGTTCAACCTTCGAACATCAAAGTCGAAAGTCCGAAATTCAGACCAAATAACTTATACGCAAACAGTTCTCGACTAATGCCACAACAATCCGACATTTTCTTGTACTCTCCCACCGAAGAATCCAAGACTTTTACCATTGACACTCCTACTAGTGATATAAGCCAAATAAACCTAAATACCAAAGATGTACGAAGCAGTGGTAGTGTGAAATCCGGAAAGGAAACGTGTCCTCTAACAGGCCAAGAAGAGTTAGCGGAAATAATAAACGATTTCAAAAACAACGTATTCACGATATCCGAAGTGGAAAAGCTAGTGATGGAAtggaaaaatagaaatgaaacGCAGCAGTCCCTGAAAGAAAAACAGGAACAATTGAATAAGATGCGCGACGAATATGACAGGATTCAACAGAAAATCAAAGATAATATGAAGAGACCCACGCCATTCGAGAGAGTTAAGAAAATGTTCTCTAAGAGCAAAAATAAAC ATCACAACCACGACCATAACAATGGGACTATTGAGAAACGCAATGGAAGCACGAGGCCGAACAGCAGCCTGAGTGAAA GTTCATCTTCATCAGGACGTCTGAGTACGGTCAGTGGAGGCAGTGTCGCTGAAACCAACAGTGTCCAATCCGAACTCGATGATAAAGCGAGGTCCATT ATTTCGTCCAGCACCTTGACGATGCACTCGGCTTGTGATGGCGAAAACCGAATGGATGACTACTTGATCCCACCGCCACCGCGTCCTCTCAACGGATGCCCACAGTTCACCACTTTTGGACATCCCAAAAACGACCAAAG AAATCAGCACATGGCAACGATAGTTGAGCGCGAAACGTCAGCGTCCCGAGAAACCCTCGACTGTGACGTAGACACACACAACGGCACGCACTTGCGACTTAATTTCGGGTCGCGCGACCGCTCCGCAGCCTCGGGCCGCTGCGACGACCGTGATGGCGCCCACATGTACATGAATATATCTGCCACACATACATAA
- the LOC113497785 gene encoding phosphoinositide 3-kinase adapter protein 1 isoform X5 — protein MEDIAILWSSGSPESALWSDYLVASFDKIMSQRARHHYRVTPITAEELLASDANSQEKLDKLTKAQLQIVILCPNLATKMTDLKRDVNCENLFKVDKILVMLLGVEKNHVISSNCEEYPTIDQWQMMSVREKDTSFVDTFLTAAVGILRTKDCKDTATDRTSFSIVPKKVKIGQSRVIALLNDPIRDEDSIKIMVDKKGEVINIPSFKKRNPYTLQFDIPESCLEVSMLVWVRVSKNGQSLGRRQIKCESRLRELDQLLRASDHPLEFMCQTLGFKTTSKEQLDSWMLNAFQKNIPPHFNLLASTDQFNPKADMSSGEEYPTLLHWAARFGLERLCWQLLECPGGGAAVALRNVRQRTPADLARDHKHYALADVLADHLKINEFSNMYYYLKNMSDNDKEDSQDEAKHDELRIIETCDTVDSPVRENHNRNAVESTDPFSEACTQNLEKNLDKLDDFDKKRPNLRLPKIKEQFYQNEFPLHDNTVDRIQQALEHDYLVQPSNIKVESPKFRPNNLYANSSRLMPQQSDIFLYSPTEESKTFTIDTPTSDISQINLNTKDVRSSGSVKSGKETCPLTGQEELAEIINDFKNNVFTISEVEKLVMEWKNRNETQQSLKEKQEQLNKMRDEYDRIQQKIKDNMKRPTPFERVKKMFSKSKNKHHNHDHNNGTIEKRNGSTRPNSSLSESSSSSGRLSTVSGGSVAETNSVQSELDDKARSIISSSTLTMHSACDGENRMDDYLIPPPPRPLNGCPQFTTFGHPKNDQRNQHMATIVERETSASRETLDCDVDTHNGTHLRLNFGSRDRSAASGRCDDRDGAHMYMNISATHT, from the exons ATGGAAGACATAGCAATACTGTGGAGTTCTGGATCACCAGAGAGCGCTTTGTGGTCAGACTATTTGGTCGCCAGCTTCGACAAGATTATGTCTCAAAGAGCCAGACACCACTACAG AGTGACTCCAATTACGGCAGAGGAACTATTAGCCTCGGATGCCAATTCTCAAGAGAAATTAGACAAACTAACAAAAGCACAATTGCAGATAGTTATCTTGTGCCCAAATCTCGCGACGAAGATGACGGATCTAAAGAGAGACGTGAACTGCGAAAATCTGTTTAAAGTTGATAAGATATTAGTCATGTTGCTTGGAGTTGAGAAGAATCACGTCATTTCCAGTAATTGTGAAG aatatcCAACGATAGACCAGTGGCAAATGATGTCGGTTCGTGAGAAAGACACCTCCTTTGTGGACACATTTCTGACAGCTGCCGTCGGGATCCTACGAACCAAAGACTGTAAAGACACGGCCACTGACAGAACAAGCTTCTCCATTGTTCCAAAGAAGGTTAAAATT GGCCAAAGTCGAGTGATAGCGCTCCTCAACGACCCCATTAGGGACGAGGAcagcataaaaataatggtgGACAAGAAGGGAGAGGTCATTAACATACCGAGCTTCAAGAAGAGAAACCCTTACACCCTACAATTCGACATACCAG aatcATGTCTGGAAGTATCTATGCTTGTGTGGGTACGTGTGAGTAAGAATGGCCAGTCACTGGGCCGAAGACAAATTAAATGTGAGAGTCGACTGAGAGAACTCGATCAGTTACTAAGGGCTTCGGATCATCCTCTTGAATTTATGTGCCAA ACACTGGGCTTCAAGACAACTAGTAAGGAACAACTGGACAGTTGGATGCTTAATGCTTTCCAGAAGAACATACCGCCGCACTTCAATCTTCTAGCGTCGACTGATCAATTTAACCCTAAGGCTGATATGTCAA GTGGCGAAGAATATCCGACCTTATTGCATTGGGCTGCACGGTTTGGTTTGGAGAGGCTGTGCTGGCAGTTGTTGGAATGCCCCGGAGGAGGTGCCGCGGTCGCACTTCGCAATGTTCGCCAGCGGACGCCTGCAGACCTTGCCAGGGATCACAAACATTACGCACTTGCAGACGTGCTGGCTGACCATCTC AAAATCAATGAATTCTCCAATATGTATTATTACCTGAAAAACATGTCGGATAACGACAAAGAGGACAGCCAGGACGAAGCTAAGCACGACGAGTTACGAATAATTGAAACGTGTGACACAGTTGATTCTCCAGTGCGCGAAAATCATAACCGAAATGCAGTAGAATCAACGGACCCCTTCAGCGAAGCCTGCACTCAAAACTTAGAGAAGAATCTTGATAAATTggacgattttgataaaaagcgACCAAATCTACGATTACCGAAAATAAAGGAACAATTTTACCAAAACGAATTTCCTCTTCATGATAACACGGTCGACAGAATTCAGCAAGCTCTCGAACACGATTACTTAGTTCAACCTTCGAACATCAAAGTCGAAAGTCCGAAATTCAGACCAAATAACTTATACGCAAACAGTTCTCGACTAATGCCACAACAATCCGACATTTTCTTGTACTCTCCCACCGAAGAATCCAAGACTTTTACCATTGACACTCCTACTAGTGATATAAGCCAAATAAACCTAAATACCAAAGATGTACGAAGCAGTGGTAGTGTGAAATCCGGAAAGGAAACGTGTCCTCTAACAGGCCAAGAAGAGTTAGCGGAAATAATAAACGATTTCAAAAACAACGTATTCACGATATCCGAAGTGGAAAAGCTAGTGATGGAAtggaaaaatagaaatgaaacGCAGCAGTCCCTGAAAGAAAAACAGGAACAATTGAATAAGATGCGCGACGAATATGACAGGATTCAACAGAAAATCAAAGATAATATGAAGAGACCCACGCCATTCGAGAGAGTTAAGAAAATGTTCTCTAAGAGCAAAAATAAAC ATCACAACCACGACCATAACAATGGGACTATTGAGAAACGCAATGGAAGCACGAGGCCGAACAGCAGCCTGAGTGAAA GTTCATCTTCATCAGGACGTCTGAGTACGGTCAGTGGAGGCAGTGTCGCTGAAACCAACAGTGTCCAATCCGAACTCGATGATAAAGCGAGGTCCATT ATTTCGTCCAGCACCTTGACGATGCACTCGGCTTGTGATGGCGAAAACCGAATGGATGACTACTTGATCCCACCGCCACCGCGTCCTCTCAACGGATGCCCACAGTTCACCACTTTTGGACATCCCAAAAACGACCAAAG AAATCAGCACATGGCAACGATAGTTGAGCGCGAAACGTCAGCGTCCCGAGAAACCCTCGACTGTGACGTAGACACACACAACGGCACGCACTTGCGACTTAATTTCGGGTCGCGCGACCGCTCCGCAGCCTCGGGCCGCTGCGACGACCGTGATGGCGCCCACATGTACATGAATATATCTGCCACACATACATAA
- the LOC113497787 gene encoding non-lysosomal glucosylceramidase → MEMETVGDVGLGLHEPPKYGLKYLLNHEFPLQSKQIITPRPSQVFELMPLTARYLKYYIGKRLNKKRPIMDYIHMVSALRMYGCPIGGIGGGTIGRGFKGEFCRFQLYPGIYEYVTVPECQFIVNIRNANNETIFQSVLSTYNKPKKAPAAWEWNLNGAECEYTALYPRAWTTYDLSKYGVKLICRQISPVIPHNYKDSSLPCAVFVFTAINVSNEKRDVSISFTWTEVLGDNKKKSLAKLELERYSEESTCGVTLEQKIADTPCTFTIAKRKKENETIHEGYCLWNASKTSTYVWECLKKNGQLAPDPSLTPPPPKLPDKKKNDKEKKKEEKEKREKQKKLYKCDSIALSSVISLDPGGTGSTEFCLAWDMPVIRYKKDTKVYKRYYTKYFGSDGIAGASIAAYALRNYDNWEKQLAEWQDPILNNSNIPDWLKSALMNELYFVADGGTIWFDVHDEFPETDPRHDFGLFGYLEGHEYRMYNTYDVHFYASFALAQLWPNLQVVLQYMFRDTIELETEKCRQSLYDGKSVKFKIKNSIPHDLGDPDDVPFNHINAYVIHDVSEWKDLNMKFILQVIRDYRLLRGHTAPFGNERYRSMAFIDDIKEGTEDDLYSRSTGQADDVDGTTDESGPTTEQSTPVVEERPYGVGDILELLYRSAEAEAAPLDARLAPRAPAAAVWDARRYLADMLPLCAALLRRSRLWDTDNDGLIENSGFPDQTYDAWVMSGPSAYCGGMWVASLSAVTAMARILGREEEEREFSKLLEQARHSFEEKLWNGSYYKFDTRPSNSKVVMADQLAGHWFLRSSGWTEQIFPDSHVRKALQTIYENNVQKFKGGKMGAINGYVTGPRGHVDTTALQSEEVWVGVTYGLAATMIYEGMHEEAFVTAGGLYDTLTKSGLAFETPEALYENGNHRSVGYMRPLSIWSMYQAIIARPPPTQPVANGQPHHTKEKTTL, encoded by the exons ATGGAAATGGAGACTGTCGGTGATGTCGGGCTAGGGCTCCATGAGCCACCTAAATACGGccttaaatatttactaaaccaTGAATTTCCTTTACAAAGCAAGCAAATAATTACACCCAGACCTAGTCAAGTATTTGAATTGATGCCTTTGACTGCCAG gtatctgaaatattacattggaaaaagattaaataaaaagcgaCCTATAATGGATTACATTCATATGGTATCAGCTCTAAGGATGTATG GTTGTCCTATTGGTGGTATTGGTGGTGGTACTATCGGCCGTGGGTTCAAGGGCGAATTCTGCCGCTTTCAGTTATATCCTGGCATATATGAGTATGTGACGGTGCCTGAATGCCAGTTCATTGTAAACATAAGGAATGCTAATAATGAAACTATATTCCAGTCGGTTTTGTCAACATATAA CAAACCTAAGAAAGCACCAGCTGCTTGGGAATGGAATTTGAATGGCGCAGAATGCGAGTATACTGCTTTGTATCCACGTGCGTGGACTACGTATGATCTGTCGAAGTATGGGGTGAAACTTATTTGCAGGCAAATATCACCCGTAATACCGCACAACTACAAG GACAGTAGTCTACCGTGTGCCGTCTTTGTTTTCACCGCAATAAACGTTAGCAATGAGAAAAGAGATGTTAGTATTAGTTTCACATGGACTGAAGTCCTGGGGGATAACAAGAAGAAGTCTTTGG CCAAATTAGAATTAGAAAGGTATTCGGAAGAATCGACTTGTGGAGTTACTTTGGAGCAGAAAATCGCTGATACACCATGCACTTTTACTATAGCAAAGAGAAAAAAGGAAAACGAAACGATCCACGAAGGTTATTGCCTCTGGAACGCGTCTAAGACTTCCACTTACGTGTGGGAGTGTCTCAAGAAGAATGGTCAACTAGCTCCAGATCCGAGCCTAACTCCGCCGCCTCCAAAATTGCCGGATAAGAAGAAGAAtgacaaagaaaagaaaaaggaagaaaaagaaaagaggGAGAAACAAAAGAAGCTTTATAAAT gtgATTCAATAGCACTTTCAAGTGTTATCTCGTTAGATCCCGGGGGAACAGGGTCAACCGAGTTCTGTCTTGCCTGGGATATGCCTGTTATACGATACAAGAAAGATACAAAAGTCTATAAAAG ATATTATACTAAATATTTCGGTAGTGATGGCATAGCCGGTGCCAGCATAGCTGCGTACGCGCTTAGAAATTATGACAATTGGGAGAAACAACTTGCAGAGTGGCAAGATCCTATTTTGAATAATAG TAATATACCGGACTGGTTGAAAAGTGCCTTAATGAACGAGCTTTATTTCGTTGCCGACGGCGGCACGATCTGGTTTGATGTCCATGATGAATTCCCGGAAACTGATCCCAG GCATGACTTTGGTTTGTTCGGATATTTAGAAGGCCACGAGTATAGAATGTATAATACGTATGATGTACATTTTTACGCTTCTTTCGCGCTAGCTCAGCTGTGGCCTAATTTGCAA GTTGTCTTACAGTACATGTTCCGTGATACTATAGAACTAGAAACTGAGAAATGTAGACAGTCTCTTTACGATGGAAAATcggtaaagtttaaaataaagaattctaTCCCGCATGATCTTGGTGATCCAG ATGATGTTCCATTCAACCACATAAACGCGTACGTCATACATGACGTCAGTGAGTGGAAGGACTTGAACATGAAGTTTATATTACAAGTGATTCGGGACTACCGACTGCTGAGAGGGCACACCGCGCCGTTCGGCAACGAAAGGTATCGCTCCATGGCGTTTATAGACGACATTAAGGAGGGCACCGAAGACGACCTGTATTCGCGGTCGACGGGACAGGCAGATGACGTCGACGGAACGACGGACGAGAGCGGACCGACCACGGAGCAGTCGACGCCTGTTGTGGAAGAGCGGCCGTACGGGGTGGGGGATATACTCGAGCTGTTGTACAGGAGCGCGGAGGCGGAGGCGGCGCCGCTGGACGCGCGCCTggcgccgcgcgcgcccgccgccgccgtgTGGGACGCGCGCCGCTACCTGGCCGACATGCTGCCGCTCTGCGCCGCGCTGCTGCGCCGCTCGCGCCTCTGGGACACCGACAACGACGGCCTCATCGAGAACAGCGGCTTTCCCGACCAGACCTACGACGCTTGGGTTATGTCCGGGCCTAG TGCGTACTGTGGTGGAATGTGGGTAGCTTCGTTGAGCGCAGTAACGGCGATGGCCCGCATCCTCGGTCGCGAGGAGGAAGAACGAGAGTTTAGCAAGCTACTGGAGCAAGCTCGGCATTCGTTCGAAGAAAAACTGTGGAACGGATCTTACTACAAGTTCGATACACGACCGTCTAACAGCAAAGTTGTGATGGCTGATCAGCTAGCAGGACATTG GTTCTTACGCTCATCTGGATGGACCGAACAGATCTTCCCCGACAGTCACGTTCGTAAAGCACTCCAGACGATTTACGAGAACAATGTCCAGAAGTTCAAAGGCGGGAAGATGGGGGCTATTAATGGCTACGTGACGGGTCCGCGCGGACACGTGGACACGACGGCGCTGCAGAGCGAAGAGGTGTGGGTTGGAGTCACGTATGGGCTAGCTGCCACTATGATATATGAAG GCATGCACGAGGAGGCCTTCGTCACTGCCGGGGGCCTGTACGACACATTGACCAAGAGTGGTCTCGCATTTGAAACGCCCGAAGCTTTATATGAGAACGGTAACCATCGTTCAGTGGGCTACATGCGCCCCTTGTCCATATGGAGCATGTACCAAGCCATCATTGCCCGTCCACCCCCAACACAACCGGTGGCCAACGGGCAACCACACCAtaccaaagaaaaaacaacCTTATAG
- the LOC113497788 gene encoding kinesin-like protein costa, protein MDIPVQIAVRLRPPSLADSSQCIFSNPVTQIVITESGQTFHVNRALPVDCTQAHLFNSFMIPQINCFLDGCDTSVVVFGQAKTGKTYTLFGPGFECIHSECDQGIVPRFLSEIFHKLNQMPEREFILHITWMQVVNNNIFDVLGAGLVRCCNVEEAFQYLQLGWRQRCQGNNHTVFTVSVEQKWVSTNGVLNHRMSTASFCDLAAYPEPGLFVLENIIKELLAGNPPKQINYDQCILTAMLRDSFGGRAFTWVIGCISAEPEDYQDTLKTLNLCLCCRGIKNFVTVNLFADNNTPVYNDKSVLPHTDNNFNLQFATTQWIKLVSNAEGLFNKILQSKSLSEADINQVSEWLFLKAECDECLNGDASVDNKDANTKQGLPRIAEDTEPSEPSESDVDSDSEEDTHSDTVFQDKLEKFMEYFREKNDQLFADRCEEYLNHIDSDDITISELSGSQSLPIMTSQSNSGRRRTIQPGESLSGAELELLRKVAAKAISPESQKILIESHKKEIDPEPKLIERELLKMIDSPKTEEICKKYKITKEKYTQKQILARKLSKEIGSSQSQLKELINLCIAKERLINDLSKSMCHAQNKHYSEKIESSLIDQDTMREIKRHETNLKTYKKQIEQIKRQIKKDEKRKNTLDVELVKDKLKLDELSDTSIDIKDRKTNSLKHFTHRITQLDSILKEKTNDLETLEMSKEKELLLRKEIKNLRKTRECLHEQRCSLGHKRKMYKSLSDSEERKLLECEEAIEAIDTAIEYKNNLICGKSPSASLSDSQDNKDSRSRGEQMLMARLDKLSHDEMKTLLYRYFQKVVDLRGACAALEAGVASASEEAAVWRARAAAAWRHAQRLRPHAHSRHFQSIHRCLDGGNAERALSLGMTTDSETSDDAMRLVDRMKQLARCQQPPVIPSQNLRQLMPATNLPVAKVTKEKNKLIIVQQNKKH, encoded by the exons ATGGATATCCCGGTACAAATAGCTGTTAGGCTGAGGCCTCCAAGCCTTGCGGACTCGTCCCAGTGCATATTCAGTAATCCAGTAACACAAATTGTGATAACAGAGAGTGGACAAACATTTCATGTAAATAGAGCCCTGCCAGTAGACTGCACACAAGCCCACCTCTTCAACTCATTTATGATACCCCAAATCAATTGCTTTCTGGATGGATGTGATACTTCAGTAGTTGTGTTTGGTCAAGCCAAGACTGGCAAAACATACACTTTGTTTGGACCAG GTTTTGAATGCATTCACAGTGAATGTGACCAAGGGATTGTGCCTCGCTTCCTGTCGGAAATATTCCACAAACTCAATCAAATGCCAGAGAGAGAATTCATTTTGCACATAACTTGGATGCAAGTGGTCAACAACAACATATTTGATGTGCTTGGTGCTGGCTTGGTGAGGTGCTGCAATGTTGAGGAAGCTTTTCAGTATTTACAGTTGGGGTGGCGGCAGAGGTGTCAGGGTAACAACCACACTGTCTTCACTGTAAGTGTTGAACAAAAATGGGTCAGTACCAATGGAGTACTGAATCACAGAATGTCCACAGCAAGCTTCTGTGATCTGGCAGCATACCCAGAACCAGGGCTGTTTGTTCTGGAGAATATCATAAAGGAGTTGCTAGCTGGAAATCCACCAAAGCAAATAAACTATGACCAGTGTATCCTTACAGCTATGCTCAGAGACTCATTTGGTGGCAGAGCTTTTACTTGGGTCATTGGATGCATAAGTGCTGAGCCTGAAGACTATCAAGATACActaaaaactttgaatttgtGTTTATGCTGCAGAGGGATCAAGAACTTTGTCACTGTCAACCTCTTTGCTGACAATAACACTCCAGTATACAATGACAAATCTGTATTGCCACATACagacaataattttaatctacaaTTTGCTACTACTCAGTGGATAAAACTTGTATCTAATGCTGAGGGACTTTTCAACAAAATTCTTCAGTCAAAATCCTTATCAGAGGCTGATATAAACCAAGTTAGTGAATGGTTGTTTTTAAAGGCTGAATGTGATGAATGTTTGAATGGGGATGCTAGTGTTGACAACAAAGATGCTAATACTAAACAAGGTTTACCCAGAATTGCTGAGGACACAGAACCAAGTGAGCCCAGTGAGTCGGATGTTGATTCAGACTCTGAGGAAGATACTCATTCAGACACAGTCTTTCAAGATAAACTTGAAAAGTTTATGGAGTATTTTCGAGAAAAGAATGATCAACTATTTGCTGATAGGTGTGAAGAGTACTTAAATCACATTGACTCTGATGATATCACAATATCAGAACTTAGTGGATCACAGTCTTTACCTATTATGACATCACAGTCTAATTCTGGAAGAAGAAGAACCATCCAACCTGGAGAAAGTCTGTCAGGAGCTGAGTTGGAATTGTTAAGGAAAGTTGCAGCCAAAGCAATCTCACCTGAATCTCAAAAGATACTCATAGAATCTCATAAGAAGGAAATTGATCCAGaaccaaaattaattgaaaggGAACTACTAAAAATGATTGATTCTCCAAAGACTGAAGAAATTTGTAAGaagtacaaaataacaaaagaaaaatatactcaAAAACAAATACTGGCACGGAAACTGTCCAAAGAAATTGGCAGCAGTCAGTCTCAATTAAAAGAACTCATCAATCTTTGTATTGCCAAAGAGAGATTAATTAACGATTTGTCGAAATCTATGTGCCATgctcaaaataaacattactctGAAAAAATTGAATCTAGTCTTATAGATCAAGATACtatgagagaaataaaaagacatGAAACCAACTTAAAAACCTACAAAAAGCaaattgaacaaataaaaagacagATAAAGAAGGATGAAAAACGGAAGAACACATTAGATGTAGAACTCGTAAAAGATAAGTTGAAATTGGATGAACTTTCTGATACATCCATAGATATCAAAGACAGGAAAACAAACTCGTTGAAGCACTTCACACATAGGATAACACAGCTAGACagcattttaaaagaaaagacaAATGATTTGGAAACCTTAGAAATGTCCAAAGAAAAAGAACTGTTATTGAGGAAAGAGATCAAAAACTTGCGAAAGACAAGAGAGTGTCTGCATGAACAGAGATGTAGTTTAGGTCATAAGAGAAAAATGTACAAGTCACTTTCGGATTCAGAA gAACGTAAATTGCTTGAATGTGAAGAAGCCATAGAAGCTATAGACACAGCTAtagaatacaaaaacaatttaatttgtgGTAAATCTCCATCAGCCTCTCTTTCTGATTCTCAAGACAATAAAGACTCAAGGAGTAGGGGAGAGCAAATGTTGATGGCGAGGCTTGATAAGTTGTCACACGATGAAATGAAAACCTTACTGTACAGGTATTTCCAAAAG GTGGTAGATTTGCGTGGTGCTTGCGCAGCGCTAGAGGCGGGCGTGGCGTCGGCCAGCGAAGAGGCCGCGGTGTGGCGCGCGCGGGCTGCCGCGGCCTGGAGACACGCACAACGGCTAAGACCACATGCTCATTCTAg GCATTTCCAATCAATACATAGGTGCTTGGATGGAGGCAATGCAGAAAGGGCGCTATCCTTGGGCATGACAACGGATTCGGAGACATCCGACGACGCCATGAGATTAGTAGACCGTATGAAGCAGCTTGCTAGGTGCCAGCAG cCACCGGTTATACCTAGCCAAAACCTGCGACAGCTGATGCCGGCCACTAATCTGCCAGTCGCTAAAGTGACCAAGGAAAAGAACAAACTTATTATagtacaacaaaataaaaagcactGA